A single Cucumis melo cultivar AY chromosome 4, USDA_Cmelo_AY_1.0, whole genome shotgun sequence DNA region contains:
- the LOC103489984 gene encoding inositol oxygenase 1-like isoform X1, giving the protein MTVTLLVENPEFGVAAEEKGFNEESELVLDGGFLVPYANSFGHGFRDYDAESERQEGVESFYKLNHINQTFDFVKNMRKEYGQLNRVEMSIWECCELLNDVVDESDPDLDEPQIQHLLQTAEAIRKDYPNEDWLHLTALIHDLGKVLLLPSFGGLPQWAVVGDTYPLGCAFDKSIVHHKYFVENPDYYNPAYNTKYGVYSPNCGLDNVMMSWGHDDYMYLVAKENKTTLPSAALFVIRYHSFYSLHRSDAYKHLMNEEDVENLKWLRIFNKYDLYSKSKVRVNVEKVKPYYLSLIEKYFPAKLQW; this is encoded by the exons ATGACGGTCACCCTCCTCGTTGAGAACCCGGAGTTtg GAGTTGCAGCGGAGGAGAAGGGATTTAATGAAGAGTCGGAATTGGTTTTGGACGGAGGGTTTTTGGTGCCCTATGCCAATTCCTTTGGTCACGGATTtag GGACTATGATGCGGAAAGCGAAAGGCAAGAAGGGGTAGAGAGTTTCTACAAACTCAATCACATTAATCAAACTTTCGATTTC GTGAAGAACATGAGAAAAGAGTATGGCCAATTGAACAGAGTGGAGATGAGCATTTGGGAATGCTGCGAGCTTCTTAATGACGTAGTTGATGAGAGCGATCCTGATTTAGATGAACCTCAAATCCAACACTTGTTGCAGACTGCTGAAGCCATCAGAAAGGATTATCCTAATGAAGATTGGCTGCATTTGACTGCTCTTATTCATG ACCTCGGAAAGGTGCTTCTCCTACCAAGCTTTGGTGGTCTTCCTCAATGGGCGGTTGTGG GAGACACCTACCCTTTGGGTTGTGCTTTTGATAAATCCATTGTCCACCACAAG TATTTTGTGGAAAATCCTGATTACTATAATCCTGCATATAACACTAAATACGGAGTTTACTCACCAAATTGTGGACTTGACAATGTAATGATGTCGTGGGGGCATGATGACTACATGTATTTG GTGGCAAAGGAGAATAAAACTACTTTACCTTCTGCAGCACTTTTTGTCATCAGATACCACTCATTCTACT CATTACATAGATCTGATGCATATAAACACTTGATGAATGAGGAGGATGTTGAAAACCTGAAGTGGCTGCGCATATTCAA CAAATACGACCTTTACAGCAAGAGCAAAGTTCGGGTTAACGTTGAGAAAGTGAAGCCATACTATCTCTCTCTCATTGAGAAG TACTTTCCTGCCAAGCTACAATGGTAA
- the LOC103489984 gene encoding inositol oxygenase 1-like isoform X2 produces MTVTLLVENPEFAEEKGFNEESELVLDGGFLVPYANSFGHGFRDYDAESERQEGVESFYKLNHINQTFDFVKNMRKEYGQLNRVEMSIWECCELLNDVVDESDPDLDEPQIQHLLQTAEAIRKDYPNEDWLHLTALIHDLGKVLLLPSFGGLPQWAVVGDTYPLGCAFDKSIVHHKYFVENPDYYNPAYNTKYGVYSPNCGLDNVMMSWGHDDYMYLVAKENKTTLPSAALFVIRYHSFYSLHRSDAYKHLMNEEDVENLKWLRIFNKYDLYSKSKVRVNVEKVKPYYLSLIEKYFPAKLQW; encoded by the exons ATGACGGTCACCCTCCTCGTTGAGAACCCGGAGTTtg CGGAGGAGAAGGGATTTAATGAAGAGTCGGAATTGGTTTTGGACGGAGGGTTTTTGGTGCCCTATGCCAATTCCTTTGGTCACGGATTtag GGACTATGATGCGGAAAGCGAAAGGCAAGAAGGGGTAGAGAGTTTCTACAAACTCAATCACATTAATCAAACTTTCGATTTC GTGAAGAACATGAGAAAAGAGTATGGCCAATTGAACAGAGTGGAGATGAGCATTTGGGAATGCTGCGAGCTTCTTAATGACGTAGTTGATGAGAGCGATCCTGATTTAGATGAACCTCAAATCCAACACTTGTTGCAGACTGCTGAAGCCATCAGAAAGGATTATCCTAATGAAGATTGGCTGCATTTGACTGCTCTTATTCATG ACCTCGGAAAGGTGCTTCTCCTACCAAGCTTTGGTGGTCTTCCTCAATGGGCGGTTGTGG GAGACACCTACCCTTTGGGTTGTGCTTTTGATAAATCCATTGTCCACCACAAG TATTTTGTGGAAAATCCTGATTACTATAATCCTGCATATAACACTAAATACGGAGTTTACTCACCAAATTGTGGACTTGACAATGTAATGATGTCGTGGGGGCATGATGACTACATGTATTTG GTGGCAAAGGAGAATAAAACTACTTTACCTTCTGCAGCACTTTTTGTCATCAGATACCACTCATTCTACT CATTACATAGATCTGATGCATATAAACACTTGATGAATGAGGAGGATGTTGAAAACCTGAAGTGGCTGCGCATATTCAA CAAATACGACCTTTACAGCAAGAGCAAAGTTCGGGTTAACGTTGAGAAAGTGAAGCCATACTATCTCTCTCTCATTGAGAAG TACTTTCCTGCCAAGCTACAATGGTAA